The Pocillopora verrucosa isolate sample1 chromosome 9, ASM3666991v2, whole genome shotgun sequence genome includes the window TCTCAGTGACAGTGgaacagttgaaaattgttttgccACAACTGTAGTTGTGATTCTAACAGCTTCATACTATCATCTGATGCTGGTTACTCTCGAGAGACTCATTGCGATCAAATTTACGATGCAATACCCAAACTTTAtaactgatgaaaaaatgaagagagcaGTGTTAGCAGTTTGGGTCCTTGCTTTTATCATTGGGGTTTTTAGAGCTCTAAACGTGTCCTTAGTTGtacgttttttttctgtccttctGACTCTTTCGTGCATTCTTTTCCTTGCTTTCGCCTACTTCATTATATATCGAGAAACACATCTTCaacaagaaaagattaaaactcAACAATTGCCCCAGCAAGAAGTGGAAAGATTTACCAGAGAGAACAAGGCGCTTAAAACAACTATGTTTGTAGTTGGTGCTGTTATTATTTGCCTTCTGCCtctttgtttctgtcttatTCTGTTAGTTACATGCTTTTGTGATATTTGCCCTACCATCGCACCAGTGACGCAAACATGTGCCATGTTGAACTCACTTGTTAATCCGCTGatttactgctggagacaaaaagaaatgagaaaggtCATATTTCGATTAAGAACGCAGGTCGTGGATGCAGGTATCCAGTGAAGGAGGGgaatgtaaaagaaatggtCGACAACTTAATAAGTAGACATGTGAAATTTTGCTTTCGCCTTTTTAAGCCACCGGATGAACAAAACTCTGTGGTTATTGGCTTTTTTTGACCGTTAAATTTTAGATCACGACTGGTGATCTATGAAAAACATACATATTTCCCCAGTGTAAGATTAAGTggcgacaaaaaaaattaatgagctATCCACAATTTATGCAGTATACTTCAGTAAGTCTTTAGCTCACTGTACCAGCTTAAATTAGCCAACAAAAGGTTATTGCCAGTATTCATGCCAACTTTCTAATCTTTCCCTTTCCTTATGTAATACTTTTCTCGTTTATTCTTCTTATTTAACCTTCCTCAAGTAGCACCAAAGGTGTATTTTTAACTCCCAATAACATGCAACCCGTTCACTCGTATgcagataaatttttttgattggctTTCCGGCCACACTTACCCAGTGAATAAGGTTGATGATTTTGCAACCTTTTCGAAAACGTATACAGTTACGTAGCGATGTCACATCAAGTCCTTCGTGCGGGAGACATTACAATATGACAGCCGACAGAGATCTTGTTTTTTAGACTTCCGAGCGATACGTGTTGAAACTTCAACTTAACAGACACAAATGCCGCTTATATTTATTGCAGGCTCAAGTTTCTTGATAGTGCGCATGCTCGGTTGAAAAAAGCGTTGATTTATCCGGATACATATCGGATAGGTGAGGACGGACTAAAACGATTCGATTGGGGTATTTGTGGACGCgaattttttggtaaatatgcATGTGTGGACATGGCCATAAACATAATTATTGATTATATAAATATCAACTGCTGTAATTTATGCGCGAGGAAAAGTCAAGTGGGACCACGTGATCATAAAAGTGAAGCGCATCGATCACTTAGGCCCTTATCCACTTGACTCATTGCTTGATGTACAAGTGATTTAGAAAAAGCAAATCATTTGACTTAATTTTTatggctactgcctcctatgGAGGCGAAGCTATAATGTTCATCTGTTGAGTGAGTGACAATACGAATAAAATAGAATACGAACGACCTCTTCGTCCACAACGAAGTCTGCCGAGTTTTACACGATATTCCAAGTTCttggcttttgtttgtttcggaACATCTTTGGTCTTTCAACGCCCAATTGGTGACGATTTCTTAAAAATGCTTCGAATGTTACACGGAATATTAGCAGATGATCAAGCTGTTTTTCGGTTCTACTTACTATTTGTCTCGAAGTGTACTACTGAAGACGATGAACATCTCCCAATCATTTCAGAATGgcgagtgaaaaaataaagctttatcTTGCAAAAATGTCTTGAAAAGAGTGATCTGCACATCATAAAAATTTAGaggaaaaactttttctttaaagagGGAGTATATAACAGTTTCAATCAGCGAGTTATTCCCACTAGATCCGAAGATATAACTGTTTTTTAGTTCTCACTATGACACTGCAATAAACATCACAAAATAATTTCACGGAAGCTTCTCCGATACGTAATAGAAAAAAAGACTTTCCTTGCAGATATATCTAAATAGGTTTGATCTGCACATCGTGGGAACTTTATGTTCCCACTTTACTTTTTCTCGAACATAAAATATATTCCACATTAACATAATCAGCAacgtttttttatattttactgaATATTACAAAGTGTTAGTTTGGTTCGACTAAATAAAAAGGTTAAATGGAACGAATCACGAAGAAAGATGTAACACTAGAGAAAGATTTACAGGTTGGCCAAGAATAGGGGTAAATTCCACGTTTGAGCTTTTTCTCTCTGGTCAATCCTGATGCTTGTAATCATGAATTCGAATTTGATAAAGAGCATTTGCTTAAGATCATTATTGAActgaattgttatttcttaagtctaccctgtattaagcggaaCCGTACAAAGTGGTCACCTTGTGTTAGGTGGTCAGTTTTTCGTTTATAGTTTTGCATTTCCGATTTGCTTTGTTCTTTATTGTTCCTGTGCACATGTGGACTGAGTACTCATTCCCAGGcgattttgaaattattaaaaaaggaaagtcaGATTTCTTCTGCCTTTATCTTCCGCCGATTTCATACGAGGTTAAACGTCTGAAAGAAACAGTGTTTTACGACAAACCTAGTTTATTTGGGTTAAGAGTCAAATTTAACATGGCAAACATCTCCTCAGCTAGTTctacaaatgtaacaaatgtaACCAGTAGAGAAGGCGACACAGCAGATGTCCCTTCGGCGGTTGGTTTTataatcataatcatcatcaacaccatCACTTGTCCCTTTACAGTTCTACTCAACCTACTGGTGTTAAAAGCTGTAAAATCGACGCCTAGACTCCGtaccaacagcaacatcttgctggcctgtttagcggtgactgaCGCCTTAACTGGTCTCCTTGGCCAACCATTGTTTGTCTGGCCTTCTCATCCTTTCGtgtattcttttccttgcttttcGCCTACTTCGTAGTGTATCGAGAAACATGTCTTCaacaagaaaagattaaaaatcaACAATTGCCCCAACAAGAAGTGGAAATATTTACCAGAGAGAACAGGGCGCTTAAAACAACTGTGTTCGTAATTGGTGCTGTTTTTGTTTGCCTTCTGCcactttgtttctgtcttatCGTTACTGCTTCAGGCCTTTGTGATATTTGCCCCATTCCCAAAACATTGACGCAAACGTGTGCCATGTTAAACTCACTCactgctggagacaaaaagaaatgagaaaggtCATATTTCGATCGAGAACGCAGGTCGTGGATGCAGGTATCCAGTGAAGGAGGAgaatgtaaaagaaatggttGACAACTTGATAAGTACATGTGTAAAATTTTGCTTTGGCTATTTTAAGCCACTGGACgaacaaaagttatttttccgTCACCGTTCCATTTTTGATCACGACCGGTGATTCATTAAAAACATGTAGATTTCCCCAGTGGAACATTAAGTTGCGACAAAAAATGAATGAGTTATCCACAATTTATGCAGTAAACTTCAATAAGTCTTTAGCTCATTGTATCAGCTTAAATTAGCCCCCTAAGAGGATATTGCCAATATTCGTGCCAACTTTCTAATCTTTCCCTATTCTTATACTTTTCTCGTTTATTCTGTCTATTCAACTTTCCTCAAGTggcaccaaaaacattttttttaactcccaaTAGCATAAACTCCGTTCACACGTATGCAGatacttttaattttgattggCCTTCCGTCCACACGTACCCAGTGAATACGGTTGATGATTATGCAATCTTTTTGAAAACGTGTCTcggagtgaatttttttaaagtacgCATTGAATACGGCGTCGTGTGGACAGTGGAAAACGTATATTCTTGAATAAGCTGACCCAATGATGTCACATCCAGTTTTTTCTGCGCGAGACATTAGAACATAACAGCCAACAGAGATCTTGTTTTCTAGACTTCCGAGCGACAAGTGTTGAAACTTCAAGTTAACAAACACAAATGCCGCTGATATTTATGCAGGCTCAATTTTCTTGATAGTGCGCATGCTCTGTTGAAGAAGCACTTGACTCATTTATGAATGTACATGTGTTTTAGAAAAAGTAGATCATTTGACTTACTTTTATGGCTACTGCCTCCTGTGAAGGCGAAGCCATAATGTTGTCCTGTTGAGTGAATTAGGGTAACAATAGAATTTGAACGATCTCTTTGTCCAGTTTTACCCGATATCCAGTTTTACCAGATTTTTCTCGCTCTTGGCTTTGGTTTGCTTCGGAACAACTTCGGTCGTTCAACGCTCAATTGGTGATGTCTCTTCGAATTTCCTCGAATTGCTTCGAGTGTTACACGGAATATTAGCAGGTGATCACACTGTTCCGTGCTACTCACTGTTGTCCCGTCGTGTActgaaaaaagcaagaaaaacatctcacaatcatttTAGAATGGCgcgtgaaaaaagaaagctttatcTTGCAGAAATGTCCTAAAAGAAGTGATCGGTGCATCATGAAAATCGAGAGGAAAGATTTTTACAGTAGATTCgaacatataatttttttcagcgcTAACCGTGACAGTACAATAGATGATAAACATCGCAAAATAATTAAGTGACGTCTCCGGCAAGTAATTGGAAAAAAcacttttccttgcagaaatatctaaataggTTTGATCTGCACATCGCggaaactttaaagaaaaatattcttattCGCAAAGTGATCATTTTACCACTGCAATCAGCCACAAAATGCTCAAAAAAGCTGCTAAATTTGCGAAGCGAGCAAGGTCCGAAATACGATTCGTTGAGTTCAACAAGGTGATGGCATTCCATGGAATGATGGAATGGCAGTATaaaacaaaagtctcacaaTTACAATGAAATTAGGAAATGATTTATAATTAACtagcaaatcaaaattaaataGAGGCTAGTTTAAACATCATTGAAACCCAAGGATATACCGACAGAGAACAGTGAGGTTATTGAGTTAGCCCCTATAAGTTATCATTACTGTGACttttgttgtcatcatcattattatcgttattattagtGTGGTCATTTGTTACCATTTAAAGAGTGGTTGAGTGTCAGTTATTCACTACGTTATTGAATCATATTTCTTTTGTGGAGCAGAGCCCTCACAAGTATGCAGGACAAATCTTCCGCAAAGTACCTTATAGCATTATCATTAAACCTCTGGTTACTTTCAATGCTTCAAAATGAAGATCCATATGCATCAATgatatttgaggaatttgtaatagttatgattaatttcaaacatttctttaatgCGCTAAACTAGTTTAATCTTTGATGTTCTGTAAAGATTCACACAGCTGTAAACATTCAACGTGAGatcaaaaagtttaaaaggCTAATTTATCAAAACCGCGAAGCAGAAACATTTCCTTTCATGAGatttagaaataaacaaacaagcgTAAGATTGAACCAATCACAAATGGAACGTCTACCGTGAAGCTTTCTCTGCTGGTTATGTTTGTTGTATTTATAAAATTAGGCAAGGAAAGGTTTATCATGTCGAATGGAAGCTTAGTGGAAGTCAAATTAAATTCTGCATGAAAACGGAGGAAGGAAAAGGCAGGGGAAATCAGATGCCTTTGATAGAGAGTGACATTTCCTGAGAATGACTCATCATTTCACTTGTCAGCCCATCTACAATATAGGAAAAAACCGAATCGGAATCACCAAAAGCCGCCTAACCAGAGGGACAAGGAAGCTGTGATAAAAAGGCCGAATTTTTGCCTAAATACATGGAGttatcaacatttttcaaagtggCGTCTATCTTAGGACTGGccggttttttctttttctcacccTATCCTTGATCAAAATACACCCGTGCAGTCCTTACAACTGAAGAGGAAATATGCATGAGGATACTCAATTGGGAAGAAAGGGCTTCAAAgtctttaaataaaaatgaaaactgtccCAACGATTGATATGGAAATATTCTGTAGGACCGTACGCTATAATCATCAATGTGGTTTTTCGTTCTTTTTGTTCCATACTTGAACAAAATAACCTTTGCAGACCTCGCgaacaaggagaaattgtgcAGAAGAAACGGGCTTCAAAGTCCCAACAATAGGTATGGAAATGTTTTGTCGCGCCAAGTATCTATTTGGCTGCATACACCCAAACACAGTTATTTGAGGAGCTTTGTTCTCTTTGATAAACCTTACCTTTTCTTCTTGGACAATAGTAAAGAATACTTTTGGTGGCCAGTGTTATCTTTCATGAGTGTAAAAAAGCGACCAGTAAACTGACCGTGATTCACGCAATGATGGCAAAATGATGGTAAAAATACTTGTCTTAAAGCCCATGGCACCGAACCAAACTAGATTTCAAATGAATTGGTATACACGTTTTTAATTAAATGCAAATCTCATCTAACGTGCCAAAACTAATATAATCAGCCTAAAAAACACGAAACATTTATCGAGTgatggacaaagaaaaaaatcttgaattgaGAACATACATCAATGTGAGCAGGGAATCCAGATTTATTTCTAGTATTTCACTATTACGGAAAATTAACGGTGAACGAGGATTTTTGTGCCGTGTAACGTATTTGTGATAAAAACTGTGAATACAACACGTCAACTATGAACAACAACACTTTGTCGGCCTGTTTAGCGGTAACTGACGCATTAACTGGTCTCGCCTTCTCCCcatttcatgttttttgtttcttgctttCGCTTACTTCATcagaaagaaagatatttttagcgagtttataatctcttaaTTTTCGGCTGTGTCAGAGATAAAACCAGATTCAGAAATAAACTGGGTGTCAGTAATTTCACTGAAGTTCGAGAGCGATCATGCAATATTATACTTAAGAGCAAACGATACAAGGAAAACAAGACCGGCTTTTGATACTATGACTGAGGATTAAattgtttacaaaaacaatcCACTTAATCCCACTAATTTTGTTGAACTGTAAATCAAATTCATCACAGTGTACATTTTCATTACTCATGATGAATTCAGGATGTATAGTAGATTTACTACAGTGAGAAAGTGATTTTCCCTCACACAGCTCTTTGGATTTTCTTTTCCCTATTTAATCTTTTCCTCGTCTAACCAAACTTATATATTTTATGATTCCAACACAATCAACAGCTTCATGCACATGATTAATACAATTAAGAATTTCGAGTCTAATTCATGCGCAAGGAAAAGCCAAGCGGTAGCACATGCACTCTAAACTGCTCCAAGAAGGCGAAGGAAGACTTACCAAAGAGAGCAAGGCACTTAAGACAATTGTGTTTGTTGTTGGGTTGCTCTTTTTGCCTTCTTCCAGTTAAGTTCTGTGTCTTCGTTTAAATTACAGGCATTTATGATATTTCCCCGTCAACGAACTATTCATGCGAACATGAGCCATATCAAACTCGCttgttaatcaaattatttACTGCTGGATACAAAAATAAGTGAGCAAGGTCATACATAGAATAAGAACCCAGTTCGTAGATCCAAACATCTAGTGGAAGTGGGAAAAGGGGTGGAGAAAATTAATCGTAAAAACGTCCTGAACGAGGCACTATTATGACGACAAAATATTATgcttaaagggcatgtaaacccaaaaatacatgtttttcttatactatgtaaaaaagtggcgtagaaaacgaatttgaaattagttttgtccaattcgacttattttaggagaaaatcggcattttcaactgaaattccatttccggtaaaaacaatagcgagaagtcgtgacgtaagcggtggaaccaaaatattgcgcaacacatattccccagtagaactggtgtgggagttcgtgtaagtagcggtagttcggaagattttttttcagaagatagcgactcgaatgccttaagcTTAGTACATGACAGCGctggggataatccagaatcttcaggagagtctgggccacgtccttaacaatatgagccgcgtagggttcaccgaagcgatccgcacgaagacagtacagaacatgtcgacagcgatgcgaccgtctcggaaacccagactggtatttaatttactttgtgatttatttgtatttaacatgaaaatgcaataaagcgagggtacaatctaaaggaatgcaacagaattttttttaacttgagcttctgaaagtgttttatataaaattatcaaaggtgcgagtgtaaaaacttgtcaaccaatgccgacaactcatgaaagtgtttgttgtacggaaatcgggcaattgtggcaaaatggcctgaaacccagataagttgtatcactgagcatccaggttttcagtcaatttgcctcgatttctgggtgctggagacggccaAGTACGCGTAAAGGCAgcagcaaagcacagataatcacaccggaaacgactaagctaaatattttctgtttcatctgttttgttacattttgagatcgatttacttgagttgtttctgccattgatttaataatacagtactagagctagttgtttttcgcttctttcctgacaggaaatttcgctaaattgcctacagatagcttgttcgttggtgttgggGATATCTCGGCAAACACTTTAGGGTCGCTGTGCtatcttgtgcggtaaacaatatccttcatctcagaagcatttccatcgataaacaagttgtatcatgtacatttccttgtgtggccttcataattatccaaccctgtttgtgtttgcttcgatttgaaatattgaaaagatagttttgcaagctgaaatcaggatcttttaagttgtactcaaaatgatgaatattgtcctaatgacctttgaatgtattttcactgctgtgaaaaccgtgacacaaattcttctgctgtttctcaaaggaagcaccaagtggggctggcttggattttcttatagaacataatggttgattatgggatcctATATAGAATTCTTTGTATCGAACcgacaaaattccagatcacgttattacacactgatatc containing:
- the LOC131786864 gene encoding adenosine receptor A2a-like; translated protein: MVNFSSANSTNATNKISREGDKADVPSVAGAINVIIINTITCPFTVILNLLVIKAVKSTPRLRTNSNILLACLAVTDALTGLLGQPLFVLWKIFLLFGLSDSGTVENCFATTVVVILTASYYHLMLVTLERLIAIKFTMQYPNFITDEKMKRAVLAVWVLAFIIGVFRALNVSLVVRFFSVLLTLSCILFLAFAYFIIYRETHLQQEKIKTQQLPQQEVERFTRENKALKTTMFVVGAVIICLLPLCFCLILLVTCFCDICPTIAPVTQTCAMLNSLVNPLIYCWRQKEMRKVIFRLRTQVVDAGIQ